The Rosa chinensis cultivar Old Blush chromosome 7, RchiOBHm-V2, whole genome shotgun sequence DNA segment GACAAATGTTGTGTTAGCCTTTAAGGAGTTAACCGGAAGGGATTATGATAAAAAgcaattgaaaaataaatgggATTCGCTTAAAAATGATTGGAAATTGTGGAGTTCGCTGTTGCATAAGGAAACTGGTATTGGATGGGATCCGGCTAGGAAGACTGTCGATGCACCGGCTGAATGGTGGGAAACCAAAATTCTGgtgtgttttttcttctttacttgtgttttaattttattttttgtttttctctagTATGAGTTCTGTTTTTAACTTTAGTTTTAAGTACTTGaagctgcaagtatgcaacatttcctaagtttttttttttttttttccgagtcCAGTTTATGTTTTTAACTAAAGTACTTGCAGCTGCAGTTCTCCAGTTTATGTTTTTAACTAAAGTACTTGAAGCTGCAAATATGCAGTAGTTCTGCAGCTTTTTTTTCCGACtccagtttttgtttttaacttAAGTACTTCAAGCTACAGTTCTCCAGTTTATGTTTTTAACTAAAGTACTTGAAGCTGCAAATATGCAGCAGTTCTGCAACTTTTTTTTCCGACTCCAGTTTATGTTTTTAACTAAAGTACTTCAAGCTGCAGTTCTCCAGTTTATGTTTTTAACTAAAGTACTTGAAGCTGCAAATATGCAGCAGTTctgcagctttttttttttccgactcCAGTTTCTGTTTTTAACTAAAGTACTTCAAGCTGCAAGTATGCAGCAGTTCTCCAGTTTATGTTTTTAACTAAAGTACTTGAAGCTGCAAATATGCAGCAGTTCTCCACCTTTTTTTTTCCGACTCCAGTTTCTGTTTTTaactgaagtacttgaagttgCAAATATGCAACAGTTCGTAGTTTTTTAACTTTAGGTTGCTGGAAACCTTTGTGATCTATATTTTGTGATAAGTAACTCCATTATTATCTTCTTATTTTGTAGATCAATCCAGAGTATCGCAAATTTCGCGAAGTGGGAGTTAGTCCTGACATGATGGCTGTTTATGATAACATGTTCAAGGGTAGCACAGCCCTAGGTAACAATGTCATGATTCCCTCAGAAACTATAGATATTGAAGAGGTTGTGGAGGATTCTGAGCATAATATTATTTCtggagatgatgaagaggattaTGAGCAAGGTAATGAATGTAGAGGGAAAAAGAGAACAAGTGTGGAGCGCCAAACAGAGGCTGATAaagataaaaaaggaaaaggagttATGGGAGGGCCAAaggggaagaaagaaaaggtgGGAGGTGCGGCCAAATTGTCTAAACAAATAGATCGGCTTGTTGATGTAGTCGAGAGTAGGAGTACAGCCACCTCTGTTCGTGATAATGGTACCTCACATGGAACTAGTATTCAGGAGGTGATGAAAGTTGTAGCAACATTACCAGGAGCGGAAACTGGTACCAAGTTATGGTGGTTTGCAACGGAGCTGTTCTGCTCTCAAGAGAAGCGAGAGATGTTTTCTATTATGACAGATGTTGATCTCAAGCTCCAGTTTCTGATTCTTaatcagaaaaaagatgaaaattaaGTAGGCTGATCCTACTTTGTAACAAGATGGGTGTTGCTTGTCGTTTAGACCTAAGCTGAGATGCTttatgtttttgtgattttcCACCTTTGAAAGATTGTTTGTTGTTAATTGTTAATTGTTAATGCTACTTTATTTTACTAAACTTAAAGTGATATTGATGCATCTTGGAACTATTATTACTGATGGCTGTTTGGTTATGTGAATTTGTGTttgctgtgaatttgtgttctGTTTTTATCTTGTTGCTCCAGTACATATACTTGCAAATAGCCATTTtatgttgtgaaatttgatgaacAAGTAAATATTGACAGGAACAGTTGTGTGAAGTATGGATGCTTCTGGAGATGAGGAGGAGATAGATCAAATTATATGTCTATGTGCTCGTCTTATTCAAGTCTATCTCGAAAAGTACATTCAGAAAACTACATCTATGACaagctcccaaacaggttacaTTTGGTTAATGGAAGTGTTAGAAGGCAATGAAAGTAGGTGTTCTAATCAATTTAGGATGGATAAGCAAGTCTTCCTCATGCTTGTAAATTATttggaaaagatattgaagGGTTCAAGAAACATGAGTATTGTTGAAATGTTGGCTATGTTTCTCTATATTTTGGGACAAGGTCAGACAAATAGGAATACACAAGAACGTTTTCAACGTTCTGGTGAGACGGTTAGTAGGTATTTTGATATAATGTTAGAGATTTTCTATAATATGGCAAAAGTGCTCATAAAGCCATTGGATCCGGAATTTAGGAGCATCCCACAAGAAATTCTAACTGATTCAAGATACATGCCTCATTTTAAGGTAAGTATAATGTACTACTCTTTGAATATGTTATCCTTATATAAATGCTTGCCAATTTGCTATTTTCTAGAaagccatttttttttaattcaagtcCATTCGTTACTAATTTGTAGGATTGCATTGGCGCTATTGATGGTGTTCATGTCCAAGCTTCGATATCTCCATGTGATCAAGTGCCATACATTGGAAGAAAAGGGATACCCACCCAAAATGTATTGGCTATTTGCAACTTCAACATGCAATTCACATTTGTATGTGTAGGGTGGGAAGGCACCGCCCATGATAGTAGAGTATTCTTATCAGCTCTACGCAATCCTCGATCGAATTTTCCTAAACCCCCAAATGGTATTTTATTTTTCCGGAATTACACAAATAATAacttattatcttttattttactAAGATCAATCATTCcttataatttttaatttcagGAAAATACTATGTGGTGGATGCAGGATATCCACAAATGAAGGGTTATTTAGGACCATATAAAGGTGAGCGGTACCACCTTCCACATTTTCGTAGAGGTGATGAACCGACCGGTCATAAAGAAATATTCAATCATGCACATTCTTCACTAAGGGGCGTTATTGAGCGCACTTTTGGGAtatggaaaaagaaatggaGTATTTTACGTGATATGCCACATTTTCCTTATGAAAAACAAGTGAAGATAGTTATTGCTACTATGGCTcttcataattacataagaagACATGGTCAACaagatattgattttgatgaaagtggaaattactcaagtgaagagactagtgaagagatggaggataataaacatgatggagatggtttaggaagacaagaaatggaggtgttaagaaatgcaattgcacaaagtctaatgaattCATCTATTTAGCATTTAGTTGTAattttcaagtgactttaatatattttgtgtaatggttcccgttgaactatggttggaaaattaatccaaatattctagacgagattttgtgtaatagtaaaacataatatgcatattgaagggtttaaagtaaatcttttattcggtccaaccaagggtacaagaataatacaagagattttttttttaatttggtatggttacataatcaaaaaacaaaattaaatattttagtagcatatctgagcatgtatgaccattttggtaattatacccagccaaagcacttttgccttgcaacttaccaaacacctagaaattgcttttggacctcacagcacttttaaaaacagtttaccaaacacctcagctgcttctcctcacagcaagttcggaagtgcttcatctcacagcaagttcggaagtgcttcccctcacagcacagcaatcccaaactaagcctaagtTTAAACGCTTAATCTATTAAGCAGCAGACTTTCAGAAAACTAAAGCTCTCAGTCAAACGAACATATATTTACTTTCTTGCTAAAGAGTTGTATACAGTGCTCTCAGAAAATAGAAATTCAATTCGAACTTCTTACCCATGATTTGACCATTTAAGAGTAGGAATATTCTAAAGCTAAAGGGATGTAATCATGTAAATAATAAGTAAAATGAGTAAGTGCAGAAAGCAGCAGAATATACAAACCAAAGAACACGAAGAAGAGGATGGAACACTTTCTGGTGCCTCAAAATTTTTTTCCCACAATCTGAAATCAAATAACACTGTCAGTCAGATACACCTTCGTATACTATTCATCTAAACTATTGCATATTCCATTTTAATAATTTGACAATTCATTAAGTTTTAGAAACTCTTTAACTGATTCTACATGTAATCCtctaattctttttattattcaaTCAAGCTCCCTTTGTATAGATTATCCAGTCAAGCTCCCTTTCATTGCTTTAAGGGTAATACTGGTAAATACCAAGAATTAAGTCAAATACAAATTCTCAAAACTTAGATCACTCTATAAAATCGAGCCCTTCTAAACCATAAGCATTTCATACAAATCAAATGTCACCCAAAAGAGCTTAACAATCATTGAAGCCAAGCTTAAACTCAGAAACGAAGTACTAACGAACCTATGTAGCTTCTCTAAAGGTAACCCAAATGATATGTACACCACCGATCAAAAGCAACCCAGCTCTGTACCTCCAAAACCAGACAGAGGAATGAGAAATACACGATGGCCAAAAAGAGGAATGAGAAACACGATGGCTATTGGCTATCATGCACCAAATACCCAGTTCTAAAACGCATACCTCAATCAATTTGTTTTAATATTGTGTGCGTCCTCCTTCAATTCTGAAAAGCTCCAGAATTATCTACTCTTTCTGCACAAATCAAGCAAACAACCGAAACcaacacatctctctctctctctccgaagAAAataatctctctttctctatcaaTCTCTGGCTGTTTCTACATGCACAGCCTCTATTTGTTTCTGCGCAGCAAATAAACGAAGACGCGAGAAGTCCATAATTAGGTGGCGGCTCAGCAGATCAACAGCTGGACTGTGTAATTATGCTAAACATGAAAGGGCAAAATTGCCAATCCACTATTCATAAGGAAAACActcctttatatactaaagtATAATTCTAGTGGTGAGAAATATCTACTTACTCCTAAATTTAGATTAACAAATATGAACTTGTACCTTTGTAAAGTTATTTTTGTAGTTGTAAGCATTTAGTATCCAGAGTtaactagaaaaagaaaagtgtgATTTTCAAAATCCTTTTAAGTTATTGTAAAAGCAGATACTGTACAATCCAGATATACCAAGAGCATGTACAGCCTGTTCATTAGCACAGAGATGGAAATATAAACACACATTATCAGCAAAACTCCATTGTGCATTACAGTGATGCTTATCAGTAAATACTGATCCACTTACACATTGAGAAGGGATCGAAGAGCTTTTATTTTCAGGAGGGCTACCATTCAACTTGTTGTTTTGAAGAAACCTAAATATGATGGCAGAAAAACACGCCTCAGTACTTGGAGCCTAAGCTGGGGAGGAATTCAAAGCAATTAAGCAGGAATGCCATATTACTCAATTTCAAAAACCGAAAGGAAAACAGTAATCGTGAAACTGAGACAATCAACGAATAAAATGCCCACAAAATACAGAAACCTAACAACTTCCACATTAAATCTGAAAGAGAATGCTTACTAAATCGAGCTAGGGTTTAATCCCGAAGCTCTTCCATGCTTCGTGCTTCAGCCTCTGAAAGTTTACCAATCTCAAAAACCTAGAATCGAGAAAGAGGAATAGAATAACAGAGAGAATAGTTGAAAATTCAATTAGAGCTAAAATCAAAGACACTCGGGCATCAATTTCATTGTGCAACATAATATTTTACCTTTGAAATTCGGAATTGCTTGCAGAGCACCGACTCAGAGATTCGGTACTACTCAAAGGCTTGGTTTTCAGATCCGGAGAAAGAGTGACGGCGGCGATGGCGTGGTGCTTCTTGGGCATTATAGTCAACTCCGTTAGCCATCACAGTGATTCCACGACCACCATATCTATAGAGTGATTGAGAAAGGAAATAAGAGAGGCGGTTCTGTTCGGGGTGGCCATCCAAGAGGAGACGAAaaaaagcagagagagagaggaggagaagaagatcgAAGAGAGAGCGGCCACACGTCTAGATGACtcggtttttcttttcttttttcctaatAATTCACACGACGGCGTGGCTAAAGTGTTGCAATTAGTTTTAATTATAAGACGGGAATATTATGTCCGTAGCAGAAACTCAAATATATACTACGGAAAAATAGGGCGTAGCATGCGCCGTCGCAAAAGGTCAACTTTCGCAATGGAAAATTTTTCCGTTTCAAATTTTCGAAGCAATTGCAATTCTTTTTAGTAGTGCGTGAtcaaatatttgagaaacaatGGATGTCACCagcatatatttaatttaatcATATTGGGACCTAAAACTAGAAGATCCTCGAACCACCATGGAGCGTTAGAAGGTCTTGGCAGGATTGGAGACGGACCGACGACAACTAAGGAGGCATGCAGAAATGAATAGACATAGGTTAGGGATGGGGATGAATTCAACCTCACAGCACAAATTGTGATGATCATCACATCACAAATTGCAATGATCATCTCACTCAGTTCATGTAAGGAGGCATGTAGAAAGGAATAGACATAAGTTAGGGATGGGGATGAATTCAACCTCACAGCACAAATTGCGATGATCATCTCACTCAATTCATGTCGCATAGCTTACGGATCTCAATCAGTttcaaagagaaaaataaagttAATTTCGCACACGCACTCTTTCTTTATCGCTGAATTGATAGAAAGGAAATATAATGAGAAAGGGTTGTCTAGATCACTAAATGTGGATCTCTTAATCAAATTCTTTTAAGATCACACGACTTACATTAATAATAGTATCACGTGTCAAACACATGTTACGTGGCTACCACATCACACGGTATTCATTCACAATCAAATCCAAACATCTTACACTACTACTAATAGTATCACGTGACAAACACCAGTAACGTGGCGGCCACATCGCACAATGTTAAATCACAACCAAATCAAAAACGTGataatttcaataaaaatttCACGTGCAAAAACAcattctttacttagtttagtAACACCTGCCAGCTGGCGGGTCCGTTCCCGCCACAGTcctatcaattcaaaataaACCCAAGTACTTTCTCCATCAATCCAGCAACTTCCCAAACTTAGCCTCACACCGCGTGTTGTCGTGTCCAGTCTACGAATGCACGGGTTCCACATCAAACCTAATGAATATAAGCCCTCCCACCCGTCGTTTTTGTTTCATAAGCCTTTTCCCCAGAACACAGTCTactaagaaaaccaaactcACACTACCCTCAGCGAAGAAAACCAAACCAGCTCTACCTCAGATGAACTCCAGTTACCAGTTCTCAGACTCCAACCAGCAAAGCCTCGAATCAGTCTCCTCCATCGACAAGCCCGAGTCGTCTTCCTTATCTGACACGAGCTTCACGACTCGCCGTTCACCTCATTCCGACGGAGCGGTGATACTTGCTTCGAGCAGGCCGAAGAAGCGTGCCGGTAGGCGAGTGTTCAAGGAGACTCGGCACCCGGTCTACCGGGGCGTGAGGCGCAGGAACAATAACAAGTGGGTGTGCGAGGTCAGGGAGCCGAACAAAAAGACCAGAATATGGCTCGGGACGTACCCAACTCTTGAGATGGCCGCTCGGGCACACGATGTGGCGGCGTTGGCCCTCAGGGGGAAGCAGGCATGCCTCAATTTTGCTGATTCCGTGTGGCGGTTGCCCATTCCGGCTTCTAAAGACCAGCTCGACATTCGCAGGGCCGCCGCCGAGGCTGCTGAGACATTTCGACCTGAGGAGTTCGGCGGCGTCTCGAGCAGCTGTGACGACAACGAGAGGGAATATGAGGATGAGAATGTTGAGATGGAcaacgagaagaagaatgaTGGCTTCTACGAGGATGAAGAGGGGCTCTTCGACATGCCCAGATTGCTGACTAGCATGGCGGAGGGTCCACTGCTCTCTCCGCCACGTCATTACTTGGACAGTATGAACTGGGCAGACGATCAGGTGGACAGCGAATCAAATTTCAGCTTGTGGAGCTTCTAAGAGAACACGTGTCCGTCATCAAGATTGGACAGGTGTCCAGCTTGCTTTTAAAATTGTATTTTTATTTCTGTCGAtgatttttttattcattttttttttccactgaAGCACTTCATATAATGATCTTGGATTTAGTACGTAGGATGATGCACAAATTTTCTAATTGTGAACTATTCTTTCCCCCAATAAAATTTGACTTTTGCCTTTTATGGCAAACTATGATGACGTGGgtaaatttaaaaaatgatGACGTGGGTGATTAGCGATGGAGGATTCTAGTGGGATATTTTGGttagtgttttagggaatcagaaatttagagataatcgctgtgtattctcattaataataggggcaTTTTTATATAgcggattacaatgcatagagttagaatcatacaaggaaaaataatttctagatttttctaattaaaccatattaccactaggtcaagtaacctagagtttgggccaaacacaaatagagatatccttaaacactcccccttgtgttgtccaaacgcggtgcttctctcgttgcctcgttaaaaaccttgctgagtaacaaaaattcagtgggacaaaaataacctcggtcgaaggggaaaaagagcacaacacactcttcatgtttcgaggtgaacatgtagacatctccccctgatgtctgcgcctccccctgatgactacgatcatgagagttcagataatttccgcaagtcaattcttgccacatgttttctcgaacgtggatttgggtaatgacttagtaaacaagtctccctcactgtcctcagattgaacctagttcactttgatctctaggagagtctgttgttgctgattatgcttggtgttatcgcttttgatgtagccttgcctcatttgttcaaaacaagcagcattatcctaaatgctcgtaggctcatctgtggtagacttcaaaccacaattgtttgaacatgcgtaattatgaatccaatccatattcattcacgaaccacttcatgaagagcaatgatctctgcattgttcgaagatatagcgattagagtctattctgtagacctccaagatgttacggtttttcccatggtgaacacttgaccggattgggaatgacctttgtgtgggtcagagagatacccaacatcagcaaaaccttccaaaacacatgtcgttttgggatggggatagtggacgcaggccagtgttggcggcgtacctggtgtgtgatgggtccgaatccatcatctctttatagggataaaacaagcctatatcaatcatacatcttaaatatcgaaagatatctattacaccaatccaatggcgtcgcgttggcgcagagctatatctagctaacaagttcacaacatatgagatgtccggtcttgttcattgggataagtacaataatgcgcctattgtactaagtaaggcacttctgcctctaccacatcttcgtcatcatcctttcgacgaagaggatccttttcaggatcaagactatggaagatcatgggggtgcttgaaggcttgaccttgtcaaaatgcctaagcatctatcgacacgatgctcaagttctaaaccgagacataatcgtgttctcccaaaatcattcatctcaaTCTTCGGATtttaagtgttcagcggtttcccttaactctttaaggacttctattgaagatcatgtccaacatgaaccgcgatagaatccgaaacttgttttggaaatgcgtgggcatatcccctcccaatcaagtagtcattttagcgagcgtttcaacctctttgtaaatgcgctccatggtctagagccatttgacttgggtaaatgaagttcaccatgaaccttcatgtatattccgtatctagatccctatagagatacgtagtgaccacatttgtaagctgcatgttcatttattcggaaactaccaaactgacagagtagtggagtgcaatgacatccattacgagagaatatgtctcatcgtagtcgattccagggcgttttgtgagaagtcttgtgccataaggcgagattaccatctctttttctcactacgctttctaatgaagactcattagtcaacaggttttatgttaggaggtgttggcatcactggctcaaaaatcatcctcttcgttagagaatctaacttaacctggatcacatctttccatttaggccaaatctctctacattggcattcattcatcaacggagagtggttcgatatcattagactcaacaaactcatgcgcaactacatcatcaattataatggagtttctatcccacgtctcatgtacactagtgtaagtttcatagagctctatattctcaagaataggttctgacgttgaggcgtcccccaacgataaccataacccggaagatactcatgagacagattttgagtcttgatgatcaaaggattggaatgtgccaaagtatccttcgaacccacgggcctcccacgcatcctagctggggccatggcctgtaacgccagaatGCCACTCTTTTTGGctttggcgccatgcctacctccttgtagggtggcgctacatcctctcgtagggacgtccttccctgcaggcatgtttgcagcatatttgtgtgatcttgtcactgtAATacggatcgagatgagacatagtggggacaggccacgataATTTCTGtggttcctgctgaacatccgtgttcttgtctcccctaacgacaggaagactatctcatcaaagtgacaacccgcaaatctagcggtaatgagatcgccttgcaaggacattaagtggcggacgattgttggagtctcaaatccaactgaatggcccattcgtctataaggacctatcatagtgcgctgtggcagcgcaatggacacataaatggctcactcaaatgtgcgtaagtacaaaatacgtgtacccagtcactagctgtaacgcagaggtacattgagtggcggtaggtcgtagacgaattagcatagctgcatggatattgcatcacctcaagtggatgtaagaagattggtgcgcattaccaatgttcggactaccatcgtagaagtttccgcgagaccaattgggtgtgttcatgggaatataatatccaacattagtcctaatgcaataaccatcgaaagtcttcgatgtaaacactCTAGcacagtcaaatccaattgactgaataggatgatctggggagtgagcccgttgtcatatgatatgtgctaggagtgtagcataagcagcatttcaagtggacaatgacacaacacgtgaccagcgtgtttgcgtgtcaaccaacatcatgagatatttaaaaatccgcaagttggttgaactagtccacagaatccctaaggattctatgtaagaacataatgagtattttcataaccTTTGCAgaggacagtctcagtcctaagttccctaaggaacgagGTTTGTAAAAACGAGCGAgaagctttagaagcaaccaatgaggattttggttgggcatgagcgtctaaaacgctatttgaaacaagttggtgattgcagcatcacctggggagctagccatcaccatgatggaacgccatccatggcatcttggatagggactacgccagcccttggctggtggtggacggaggcggtgacCTAGGCAGCAgcatcggtcacacttagtccaggaatcaacttttgattcatgcttcatttcgctcgagagaaaagatgtccatgtgaagtttttagtagactgatcatcatatcatgaccaggatgacctaccctatcgtgacaaagctaatatgtgtctaaatccaagagatcttctctcaaaaCTTTTATttgattaatagctcgaatagtgacatagagtccactagagaggcacataaacttctctaagatgcgtctttgttcgcaatcattaaaggtattgcaaaggaactcatttcctttCTCTATATGCATTTTCGCAttgaattcgttggctattcatagggtatgatttgccctaagagcgtagagagtttatgtgacagctgtaatcaaggtgccatttggcaagtggaacttgggctatttcatgtccttgaattaatactgatggcccagccattgtagtcacaaagtcatatgctcagaatcaaaattgagtcataatgaaaagaactcgaaattttattcataagctaacaaagtacatcattgtctcttaaccattaggagaatctaatccaaatgctagctaatgaaaaacaatggtagtcgtctaacttctttcagtaattccaaaataaatgtgaccaggtgagtagagatatgtcggtggagcaaggctcgcttaagtaccactaatctcagaaccttcctagacatcacacttactttgggtgagcctactttgaagaaagactaaaccattgtcatttactacaaagtatatggcaattgcctattatatctcttggaaaaataaagacttaaacagaattggcgatctattgatcgcagccagatttgtagtcttcaacccttcactctagagcatcttcttgatcttcttgttccacatagtaagcttctcttgcttcacaatatgcattgtaggcggtgacaagttcttcacgagctctacaaatgtgtgcccaatgatcagacactccacatcgagaacatacatctctttgcttgaactccattgattgaggcgctttgaaagtgtcatttagatggctcttagtgttggtggcgccgccaacatggccagaggctttgccttcctctctctttccacgtttacctcttcggtttcatgttcgcctattttggcggttaccttcctaagtagagcgattatatggaccagaatgtccagaagtatccctaaaattagggtttctctcttggcgccctcttttAGAGGtgcaactataattggattccggaatatgctctgtttccacggatctcgaattatagttcttcacaaggatattgtcatgcttttcagcgacattcatagctccaatgagctcatgaaaccttgtgatccgtcttgtaTTAACACCGATTCGAtggttcttagcaaccatcaatgtagagacggggaaggtagtgagagtcttctcaatcaacatcgcatctgtgatctgtttaccacagaattccattaaggatttaatgcgaagtgcttccgagttatagtcaagaactgacttgaaatcacagaagcggaggctatgtcatctcacttctagttcaagaagcaaggagtcacgaacgttgccaaatctttcttcgagtgagacccgcagccttttggggtcttattcgttcatatactcgtactggagcgaatcatccatatgacgagtcattaggatgatggctttcgccttatttgcctctaaggctgctctatttgcttcaaaagcttGAGTTTactcaacagttagcatgtcttggctaggctcaagaatcatatccaggattccatcagccttgagatgctggcggatatcacgaacacacctgtgatatccagagtcAGTcattcccaatggagcaaagtctaatttgttcaggttactcatcctgaaagagaataagaaattagggttagtttcggagcgaaataggctaccacaaaaacatatgaaatttctgagcatagtcgcttccaagaaattaggaatttccgagcgtagtcgcttccaagaaattcgatttcaagatatattggattagatcgaaacaatgatgtaagtgatcgatcataaattc contains these protein-coding regions:
- the LOC112177508 gene encoding L10-interacting MYB domain-containing protein, which produces MGKKKSTNTEYEGSGKQKATWPDEVVAIFCDIDVKEVAKGNRPSTHFDKKGWTNVVLAFKELTGRDYDKKQLKNKWDSLKNDWKLWSSLLHKETGIGWDPARKTVDAPAEWWETKILINPEYRKFREVGVSPDMMAVYDNMFKGSTALGNNVMIPSETIDIEEVVEDSEHNIISGDDEEDYEQGNECRGKKRTSVERQTEADKDKKGKGVMGGPKGKKEKVGGAAKLSKQIDRLVDVVESRSTATSVRDNGTSHGTSIQEVMKVVATLPGAETGTKLWWFATELFCSQEKREMFSIMTDVDLKLQFLILNQKKDEN
- the LOC112176588 gene encoding dehydration-responsive element-binding protein 1E, with product MNSSYQFSDSNQQSLESVSSIDKPESSSLSDTSFTTRRSPHSDGAVILASSRPKKRAGRRVFKETRHPVYRGVRRRNNNKWVCEVREPNKKTRIWLGTYPTLEMAARAHDVAALALRGKQACLNFADSVWRLPIPASKDQLDIRRAAAEAAETFRPEEFGGVSSSCDDNEREYEDENVEMDNEKKNDGFYEDEEGLFDMPRLLTSMAEGPLLSPPRHYLDSMNWADDQVDSESNFSLWSF